Proteins from one Deinococcus radiopugnans ATCC 19172 genomic window:
- a CDS encoding theronine dehydrogenase: protein MPRRLTVTAPHEFCWEEVTLPPPGSGEVRVRTILSAISVASELSVARDGPFPSRLGYQTLGVVTEVEADVGLAVGVRVITTLGHASTGIHQAGRVVPVPDHIPDRQALAVILGEETHKGIRRVTPQPGERVLVAGAGLLGLLSVFNLTRRGVRNVTVLEPDTQRRELALAFGAAAASTPGHLPHDAYDVGLECSAAPHGFAELLAHLRPGGRCCVLSDGNWGAPTLPPAFHARELSVVASGDGEDYAAYAAWLWQNTDPVLERLWSETIRPDALPITFARLRHFPRPVSVVVEWTA from the coding sequence GTGCCACGCCGCCTGACCGTGACCGCCCCGCATGAATTCTGCTGGGAAGAGGTGACGCTGCCGCCGCCCGGTTCCGGCGAAGTCCGCGTGCGAACGATCCTGAGCGCCATCAGCGTGGCCTCGGAGTTGAGCGTGGCGCGGGATGGGCCGTTCCCCAGTCGGCTGGGCTATCAGACGCTGGGCGTGGTGACAGAGGTAGAGGCGGATGTGGGGTTAGCGGTGGGCGTGCGGGTCATCACCACCCTGGGCCATGCCAGCACAGGCATTCACCAGGCCGGGAGGGTGGTTCCCGTTCCAGACCACATTCCAGATCGGCAGGCGCTGGCCGTCATTCTGGGTGAGGAGACCCACAAGGGCATTCGCAGGGTTACGCCGCAGCCCGGCGAGCGTGTGCTGGTGGCCGGAGCGGGCCTGCTGGGTCTGCTGAGCGTGTTCAACCTGACCCGGCGCGGCGTGCGGAACGTGACGGTGCTGGAACCGGACACCCAGCGGCGCGAATTGGCCCTGGCCTTCGGCGCGGCGGCAGCCTCCACACCGGGCCACCTCCCACACGACGCCTACGACGTGGGGCTGGAATGCAGCGCGGCCCCGCACGGCTTCGCGGAACTGCTCGCGCATCTTCGCCCCGGCGGACGCTGCTGCGTACTCAGCGACGGCAACTGGGGGGCGCCCACGTTGCCGCCCGCCTTCCATGCCCGCGAACTGAGCGTCGTGGCCTCGGGCGACGGCGAGGATTACGCGGCCTACGCAGCTTGGCTGTGGCAAAACACCGATCCAGTGCTGGAGCGTCTATGGTCAGAGACCATCCGGCCAGACGCGCTGCCCATCACTTTCGCCCGCCTGCGACATTTCCCGCGTCCGGTGTCGGTGGTGGTGGAGTGGACGGCCTGA
- a CDS encoding MerR family transcriptional regulator has translation MEATGATAEQTWTVGEVALLTRLSVRTLHHYDDIGLLRPGARTEAGYRLYTPADLARLWRVLSYRELGFPLAEIARVLDAPPGGEVAALRTQVALLQEKQRRTQTTLDAALVYLRAAERGQGVPTMTNAELKDIFDGFDPAEHEAEAQERWGDTDAYQQSARRTSRYTRADWETVKAEMNAIYARYLALMRAGTPPHSAQAKAVAADHRAHISARYYDASPEMMRGLAQMWVADERFTGNIDRAGEGLAAYSSAAVLAWAEGLRSQDAGSGAR, from the coding sequence ATGGAGGCCACAGGCGCGACCGCAGAGCAGACCTGGACGGTAGGCGAGGTGGCGCTGCTGACCCGCCTGAGCGTCCGCACGCTGCACCACTACGACGACATCGGGCTGCTGCGGCCCGGCGCGCGGACGGAGGCGGGTTACCGCCTGTACACCCCGGCCGATCTGGCGCGGCTGTGGCGCGTGCTGAGCTACCGCGAGTTGGGCTTTCCGCTGGCCGAGATTGCGCGCGTGCTGGACGCCCCGCCCGGTGGCGAAGTGGCGGCCTTGCGAACCCAGGTGGCCCTCCTGCAAGAAAAGCAGCGCCGCACGCAGACCACGCTGGACGCCGCCCTGGTCTACCTACGGGCCGCCGAACGCGGCCAAGGAGTTCCGACTATGACCAACGCAGAACTGAAAGACATCTTCGACGGCTTCGATCCCGCCGAACACGAGGCCGAGGCCCAGGAACGCTGGGGCGACACCGACGCCTACCAGCAGAGCGCCCGGCGCACCAGCCGGTACACCAGGGCCGACTGGGAGACCGTCAAAGCCGAGATGAACGCCATCTACGCCCGCTATCTGGCGCTGATGCGTGCCGGCACACCGCCCCATTCTGCCCAGGCAAAAGCCGTGGCCGCCGATCACCGCGCCCACATCTCGGCCCGCTACTACGACGCCTCGCCAGAGATGATGCGTGGGCTGGCGCAGATGTGGGTGGCCGACGAACGTTTCACCGGCAACATCGACCGTGCGGGTGAGGGACTGGCAGCGTATTCCAGCGCGGCGGTGCTGGCTTGGGCGGAGGGGCTGCGGTCGCAGGACGCGGGAAGCGGTGCGCGGTAA
- a CDS encoding amino acid ABC transporter permease — MADLAEGFRTILSGDYPRLLLSGLGLTLAVSLCALGVSVVLGTLLGIVRVFRVPGLGPLGNAYVEVVRGIPLIVLLSVVYYGLPALGLTLDGFPAAVLALGLYSAAYTSEIVRGGLNSVPMGQIEAGRSLGLSRAQAVRFVVLPQAWRVALPALGNEFVSLILGSSLASAVTLQELFAQGKYITGVTYRQFEVYAVLALVYFLLTFTLTRLVRALERRLGRGQMGVERRVI, encoded by the coding sequence ATGGCCGATCTAGCCGAAGGATTCCGCACCATTCTCTCGGGCGACTATCCGCGCCTGCTGCTGTCGGGGCTGGGCCTCACGCTGGCGGTCAGCCTGTGCGCGCTGGGCGTGTCGGTGGTGCTGGGCACGCTGCTGGGCATCGTGCGGGTGTTCCGGGTGCCGGGGCTGGGGCCGCTGGGCAACGCCTACGTGGAGGTGGTGCGCGGCATTCCGCTGATCGTGCTCCTGAGCGTGGTGTATTACGGCCTGCCCGCACTGGGCCTCACGCTGGACGGCTTTCCGGCGGCGGTGCTGGCGCTGGGCCTGTACTCGGCGGCGTATACCTCCGAAATCGTGCGGGGCGGGCTGAATAGCGTGCCGATGGGCCAGATCGAGGCGGGCCGCAGCCTGGGATTGAGCCGCGCGCAGGCCGTGCGCTTCGTGGTGCTGCCGCAGGCGTGGCGGGTGGCGCTGCCCGCACTGGGCAACGAGTTCGTCAGCCTGATCCTGGGCAGCAGCCTGGCCAGCGCCGTGACCCTGCAGGAACTGTTCGCGCAGGGCAAGTACATCACCGGGGTCACCTACCGCCAGTTCGAGGTCTACGCCGTGCTGGCGCTGGTATACTTTCTGCTGACCTTTACCCTGACCCGGCTGGTGCGCGCGCTGGAACGGCGGCTGGGGCGCGGGCAGATGGGCGTGGAACGGCGGGTGATCTAG
- a CDS encoding 23S rRNA (cytosine(2499)-C(5))-methyltransferase, which translates to MSAPAPARPRLRLRVTAAAEGYVRAGHPWVYESSVREQNRKGEAGELAVIYDRRDRFLAIGLYDPHSPLRVRVLHAGPPLTLDDAWWAAHLDAALLRREPLFGPVGGEGDTDGHRLLNGESDGFGGLVVDRYAGVLVLKVYTAAWFPHLERMLGLLSERFPDFAMVLRLSRNIQTLAAAAGLADGQVLAGDLPQNPVVFHESGLAFEADVLRGQKTGFFLDQRENRRRVEGLSKGRRVLNAFSFSGGFSLYAARGGAAGVVSLDLSPHALAGAERNFALNPALTTPHETVQADVFDWLSQTRRSFDLVVLDPPSLARRETERAGAIRAYGRLAADGIARLAPGGILLSASCSAHVSAEEFWNAVRGAATASGRKWKELATTRHAPDHHASFAEAEYLKAIYLELD; encoded by the coding sequence ATGTCGGCCCCTGCCCCCGCCCGCCCCCGCCTGCGCCTGCGCGTCACGGCGGCGGCGGAAGGTTACGTGCGCGCCGGGCATCCCTGGGTCTACGAATCCAGCGTGCGCGAGCAGAACAGGAAAGGCGAGGCCGGGGAGCTGGCAGTGATCTACGACCGCCGCGACCGCTTTCTGGCCATTGGCCTGTACGATCCGCACTCGCCGCTGAGAGTGCGCGTGCTGCATGCCGGGCCACCGCTCACCCTGGACGACGCGTGGTGGGCCGCCCATCTGGACGCGGCCCTGCTGAGGCGTGAGCCGCTGTTCGGCCCGGTGGGCGGCGAAGGCGATACGGACGGCCACCGCCTCCTGAACGGCGAGTCCGACGGCTTTGGCGGTTTGGTGGTGGACCGTTACGCGGGTGTGCTGGTGTTGAAGGTCTACACGGCGGCGTGGTTTCCCCATCTGGAGCGAATGCTGGGCCTTCTCTCGGAACGCTTCCCCGACTTTGCGATGGTGCTGCGCCTCAGCCGCAATATCCAGACACTGGCGGCAGCCGCAGGCCTGGCCGACGGGCAGGTTCTGGCAGGTGACCTGCCCCAGAATCCCGTCGTGTTCCACGAATCCGGTTTAGCCTTCGAGGCCGACGTGCTGCGCGGCCAGAAGACCGGCTTCTTTCTGGACCAGCGCGAGAACCGGCGCCGGGTGGAGGGGCTGTCAAAGGGCAGGCGGGTGCTGAATGCCTTTTCCTTTTCGGGCGGCTTCTCGCTGTACGCGGCGCGGGGCGGGGCGGCCGGGGTGGTCAGTCTGGACCTCAGCCCGCACGCGCTGGCCGGAGCGGAGCGCAACTTCGCCCTGAATCCGGCCCTGACCACCCCGCACGAAACGGTGCAGGCCGATGTCTTCGACTGGCTCTCGCAAACGCGCCGCAGCTTTGATCTGGTCGTTCTTGATCCGCCGTCTCTGGCCCGCCGCGAAACCGAGCGGGCCGGGGCCATCCGCGCCTACGGACGGCTGGCGGCGGACGGCATCGCCCGACTGGCCCCCGGCGGCATTCTGCTGAGCGCCTCGTGCTCGGCCCATGTCAGTGCCGAGGAGTTCTGGAACGCGGTGCGCGGGGCGGCCACGGCCAGTGGGCGGAAATGGAAGGAACTTGCGACCACTCGCCACGCCCCGGACCACCACGCCAGCTTTGCCGAGGCCGAGTACCTGAAGGCGATTTACTTGGAGCTGGATTGA
- the cysS gene encoding cysteine--tRNA ligase, translated as MTTTAQPDSNIVLYDTMQRRKVPFTPTTPGHVGMYLCGPTVYSDAHLGHAKKEVAFDVIRRAFMHFGYAVRYVANITDVGHLQDDSDDGEDKIAKRAALERLEPMEVADKYFWSFMDDMAALNVLRPSINPRATGHITEQIALIEELIERGHAYESGGSVYFDVRSWPEYGKLSGRRLDDQEEGTREAVRGDKRDARDFALWKRAEGGHIMRWPSPWGEGFPGWHIECSAMSLKYLGEGFDIHGGGLDLEFPHHEAEIAQAEAAGHAFARYWMHNNMLTIGGEKMSKSKGNFTTIEDVLKRHDPMVVRFLLVGSHYRSITEFSDAAFEAARNGYRRLTETLHEIERRLADAPDGSDAALEGKIEKHVQAFEAAMRDDFNTPKAVAALFGLSGDVNAALAAGKVGRATLTRARGAFRTLGGGVLGLFAGGSAEREDDSQVVDTLMELVLKARQNYRLNKQYAESDELRDTLTGVGVTVEDTKDGPRWRR; from the coding sequence GTGACCACCACCGCCCAGCCGGATTCGAACATCGTCCTGTACGACACCATGCAGCGCCGCAAGGTGCCGTTTACCCCCACCACGCCGGGGCACGTCGGCATGTACCTGTGCGGGCCGACCGTGTACAGCGACGCCCACCTGGGCCACGCCAAGAAGGAGGTGGCCTTCGATGTGATTCGTCGCGCCTTCATGCACTTCGGCTACGCGGTGCGCTACGTGGCGAACATCACCGACGTGGGCCACCTGCAGGACGACAGCGACGACGGCGAGGACAAGATCGCCAAGCGCGCCGCGCTGGAGCGTCTGGAGCCGATGGAAGTGGCCGACAAGTACTTCTGGTCCTTCATGGACGACATGGCCGCCCTGAACGTGCTGCGCCCCAGCATCAACCCGCGCGCCACCGGCCACATCACCGAGCAGATCGCGCTGATCGAGGAACTGATCGAACGCGGCCACGCCTACGAATCCGGCGGCAGCGTGTACTTCGACGTGCGAAGCTGGCCCGAGTACGGCAAGCTGTCGGGCCGCAGACTCGACGATCAGGAGGAAGGCACCCGCGAGGCCGTGCGCGGCGACAAGCGCGACGCCCGCGACTTCGCGCTGTGGAAGCGGGCGGAGGGGGGGCACATCATGCGCTGGCCGTCGCCGTGGGGCGAGGGCTTTCCGGGCTGGCACATCGAATGCTCGGCCATGAGCCTCAAGTACCTGGGCGAGGGCTTCGACATCCACGGCGGCGGCCTGGACCTGGAATTCCCGCACCACGAGGCCGAGATCGCGCAGGCCGAGGCGGCGGGCCACGCCTTCGCCCGCTACTGGATGCACAACAACATGCTGACCATCGGCGGCGAGAAGATGAGCAAGAGTAAGGGCAACTTCACCACCATCGAGGACGTCCTGAAGCGCCATGACCCGATGGTGGTGCGCTTCCTGCTGGTGGGCAGCCACTACCGCTCCATCACCGAGTTTTCCGATGCTGCCTTTGAGGCGGCCAGGAACGGCTATCGCCGGCTGACCGAAACCCTGCACGAGATCGAACGTCGGCTGGCCGATGCGCCGGACGGGAGCGACGCCGCGCTGGAGGGCAAGATCGAGAAGCACGTTCAGGCCTTCGAGGCCGCCATGCGCGACGACTTCAACACGCCCAAGGCGGTGGCGGCCCTATTCGGCCTGAGCGGTGACGTGAACGCGGCGCTGGCGGCGGGCAAGGTGGGCCGGGCCACGCTGACTCGGGCGCGGGGCGCCTTCCGCACCCTGGGCGGCGGCGTGCTGGGCCTGTTTGCCGGAGGCAGTGCCGAGCGGGAGGACGACTCGCAGGTGGTGGACACCCTGATGGAACTGGTCCTGAAGGCCCGTCAGAACTACCGACTGAACAAGCAGTACGCCGAGTCGGACGAACTGCGCGACACCCTGACCGGGGTGGGCGTGACGGTGGAGGACACCAAGGACGGCCCGCGCTGGCGGCGCTAA
- a CDS encoding MFS transporter, with protein sequence MNSTPEAQTTAGRDVLRLPEFRAMLLAAVTSTLASRAVALTVAYQLYQITKNPLTLGILGLVEAIPALSLALFGGVVADRNDRRRILLMTISVEVVCALLFALYAPHATVGGIVPILALIFTLGVARGFSDPALPAFQAQVVPRELLLRASAWRSSAGQAAAITGPALGGVLYASVGAAGAYGVACALLLVSLACVAYVKPKPKPRFIPGEPLWQSIKEGLAFVVGRQVLVGSMALDLFSVLFGGAVALLPIFASDILRVGPIGLSVLVAAPSVGALGVMLYATRHPPGRNAGRTLLVAVAGFGVSIITFGLSHNFYLSVAALIATGLFDGISMVIRSATLQLKAPDHMRGRVNSVSGMFIGASNELGAFESGVAASLLGTARSVWLGGIVTLIVVGVTAYLAPELRAMNLDDIEDDLPHDLTESGVTVLKAPADAAPRL encoded by the coding sequence GTGAATTCCACGCCCGAAGCCCAGACCACGGCAGGCCGGGATGTGCTGCGCCTGCCGGAATTCCGCGCCATGCTGCTGGCGGCCGTGACCAGCACGCTGGCCAGCCGCGCCGTGGCCCTGACAGTGGCCTACCAGCTGTATCAGATCACCAAAAACCCGCTGACGCTGGGCATCCTGGGGCTGGTGGAGGCGATTCCGGCCCTGAGCCTGGCGCTGTTCGGCGGCGTGGTCGCGGACCGCAATGACCGCCGCCGCATCCTGCTGATGACCATCAGCGTGGAGGTGGTGTGCGCCCTGCTGTTCGCGCTGTACGCGCCGCACGCCACGGTGGGAGGCATCGTCCCGATTCTGGCCCTGATCTTCACGTTGGGGGTGGCGCGGGGGTTTTCCGATCCGGCGCTGCCCGCCTTTCAGGCCCAGGTGGTCCCGCGCGAGCTGCTGCTGCGGGCCTCGGCGTGGCGCTCCAGCGCGGGGCAGGCGGCGGCCATCACCGGCCCGGCGCTGGGCGGGGTGCTGTACGCCTCGGTGGGAGCGGCGGGCGCCTACGGCGTGGCCTGCGCGCTGCTGCTGGTGTCGCTGGCGTGCGTGGCCTACGTGAAACCCAAGCCGAAACCACGCTTCATCCCCGGCGAACCCCTGTGGCAGAGCATCAAGGAGGGGCTGGCTTTCGTGGTGGGGCGGCAGGTGCTGGTGGGCAGCATGGCGCTGGATCTGTTCAGCGTGCTGTTCGGCGGGGCGGTGGCGCTGCTCCCTATCTTCGCCTCCGACATCCTGCGGGTGGGGCCGATTGGCCTGAGCGTGCTGGTGGCCGCCCCGAGCGTGGGGGCGCTGGGGGTCATGCTGTACGCCACCCGCCATCCGCCGGGCCGCAACGCCGGACGCACGCTGCTGGTGGCGGTGGCGGGTTTCGGCGTCAGCATCATCACTTTCGGGCTGTCCCACAACTTCTACCTGAGCGTCGCCGCGCTGATCGCCACCGGCCTGTTCGACGGCATCAGCATGGTCATCCGCAGCGCCACCCTGCAGCTCAAGGCGCCGGACCACATGCGCGGACGGGTCAATTCGGTCAGCGGCATGTTCATCGGCGCGAGCAACGAGCTGGGCGCTTTCGAGAGCGGCGTGGCGGCCAGCCTGCTGGGCACCGCCCGCAGCGTGTGGCTGGGCGGCATCGTGACCCTGATCGTGGTGGGCGTGACCGCGTACCTGGCCCCCGAACTGCGCGCCATGAATCTGGACGACATCGAGGATGACCTGCCGCACGACCTGACCGAATCGGGCGTGACGGTTCTCAAAGCCCCGGCAGACGCCGCGCCGCGCCTCTAA
- a CDS encoding DUF420 domain-containing protein: protein MAPIINEWAVIMIVLSGIALCTGVYFIRTGRRVWHMRAMLTASALATVFLVLYLTRLGLGYEKVFTGPAAWKPAYYILLISHIILAAANLPLALVALWNAWNGLKRAGNLNNIDAPAALPYFNRHRAWVRWTVPVWLYVAITGWIIYLVLGQWGELVTG from the coding sequence ATGGCACCAATCATCAACGAGTGGGCGGTCATCATGATCGTTCTGAGCGGGATCGCCCTGTGTACGGGCGTGTACTTCATTCGCACGGGCCGGCGTGTGTGGCACATGCGCGCCATGCTCACGGCCAGCGCGCTGGCCACAGTCTTTCTGGTGCTGTACCTGACCCGCCTGGGCCTGGGCTACGAGAAGGTCTTCACCGGGCCGGCAGCCTGGAAACCGGCGTACTACATCCTGCTGATCAGCCACATCATCCTGGCCGCCGCCAACCTGCCGCTGGCGCTGGTGGCGCTGTGGAATGCCTGGAACGGCCTGAAGCGGGCCGGGAACCTGAACAACATCGACGCGCCCGCCGCCCTGCCCTACTTCAACAGGCACCGCGCCTGGGTGCGCTGGACCGTTCCGGTGTGGCTGTACGTCGCCATTACCGGCTGGATCATCTACCTGGTGCTGGGCCAGTGGGGCGAGCTGGTCACCGGCTAG
- a CDS encoding COX15/CtaA family protein has protein sequence MSRTLTAPRTLPGVWLPRLAWGALAYNVLVILWGAVVRLTGAGAGCGDHWPLCNGVVVPQNPTLHTVIEFSHRLTSGASGLLAIALVGLAFLVTRPGHPARFGAVLSLGLIVLEGLVGGVQVLLGLTAQSTDPARGFVQGIHLANTFLLLGALLLTALWASGAPRLRLRGQGLAGLWSFTGLGLVLALGMAGAVTALGDLLFLPADGTPIDTVRRDFAATAGVIENLRVVHPMLAVLTAAFLVWLGLFLRRERPSAQVNRWSVTLWGVLALQMVAGFANVAFKAPAWMQLTHLLLACALWLAAVLLTYHALTALRATRPAPAGVAA, from the coding sequence TTGAGCAGAACGCTGACTGCCCCGCGCACGCTGCCGGGGGTGTGGTTGCCCCGGCTGGCCTGGGGGGCGCTGGCCTACAACGTATTGGTGATCCTGTGGGGCGCGGTGGTGCGCCTGACCGGGGCCGGGGCCGGTTGCGGGGACCACTGGCCGCTGTGCAACGGCGTGGTGGTGCCGCAGAATCCGACGCTGCATACGGTGATCGAATTCAGCCACCGCCTGACCAGCGGCGCCAGCGGCCTGCTGGCCATCGCCCTGGTCGGGCTGGCCTTTCTGGTCACGCGGCCCGGCCACCCGGCGCGCTTCGGCGCGGTGCTGAGCCTGGGCCTGATCGTTCTGGAAGGGCTGGTGGGCGGCGTGCAGGTGCTGCTGGGCCTGACCGCCCAGAGCACCGATCCGGCGCGCGGCTTCGTGCAGGGCATTCACCTGGCCAACACCTTCTTGTTGCTGGGGGCGCTGCTGCTCACGGCGCTGTGGGCGTCCGGCGCACCCCGGCTGCGGCTGCGCGGGCAGGGGCTGGCCGGCCTGTGGAGCTTCACTGGCCTGGGGCTGGTGCTGGCGCTGGGCATGGCCGGGGCCGTGACGGCACTGGGCGACCTGCTGTTCCTCCCGGCCGACGGCACGCCCATCGACACGGTGCGGCGCGACTTCGCGGCCACGGCGGGCGTGATCGAGAACCTGCGCGTCGTTCATCCCATGCTGGCGGTGCTGACGGCGGCCTTTCTGGTGTGGCTGGGCCTGTTCCTGCGCCGCGAACGGCCCTCGGCCCAGGTCAACCGCTGGAGCGTGACGCTGTGGGGGGTGCTGGCCCTGCAGATGGTGGCGGGCTTCGCCAACGTGGCCTTCAAGGCCCCGGCGTGGATGCAGCTCACGCACCTGCTGCTGGCCTGCGCCCTGTGGCTGGCCGCCGTGCTGCTGACCTACCACGCGCTGACGGCGCTGCGGGCCACGCGTCCGGCCCCGGCGGGGGTGGCGGCGTGA
- a CDS encoding heme o synthase → MTTTGLSGTPVRATWRDYLALTKPKVISLLLWTTVTAMFMAARGWPGLWLLVVVSLAGFMSAGSAGVFNMIIDRDIDLKMARTAKRPTTSGLISSRDAAIFGTTLQVLSFVLLWVWGSPLAAWMSLAGFVTYVVIYSMLLKRHTWHNIVLGGAAGCFPPLVGWAAVTGDLNLFAWFLFAIIFFWTPVHFWALALMIKDEYREVGIPMLPVVHGDKLTVAQIGLYAIYTVVLSLMPALLHEVGAIYVISAAALGGWLLVLSWRLYKHIFAGHKVERKVAVPLYLYSMLYLAILFVMGAVDRIVFAHLG, encoded by the coding sequence GTGACCACCACCGGACTGTCGGGAACGCCGGTGCGGGCCACCTGGCGCGACTATCTGGCGCTGACCAAACCCAAGGTCATCTCGCTGCTGCTGTGGACCACCGTGACGGCCATGTTCATGGCGGCGCGCGGCTGGCCGGGGCTGTGGCTGCTGGTGGTGGTCAGTCTCGCCGGATTCATGTCCGCCGGGTCGGCGGGCGTGTTCAACATGATCATCGACCGCGACATCGATCTCAAGATGGCGCGCACCGCCAAGCGGCCCACCACCAGCGGGCTGATCAGCTCCCGCGACGCGGCCATTTTCGGGACCACCTTGCAGGTGCTGTCGTTCGTTCTGCTGTGGGTCTGGGGCTCTCCGCTGGCCGCCTGGATGAGCCTGGCGGGCTTCGTCACCTACGTGGTGATCTATTCCATGCTGCTCAAGCGGCACACCTGGCACAACATCGTGCTGGGCGGGGCCGCCGGGTGCTTTCCGCCGCTGGTGGGCTGGGCCGCCGTCACCGGGGACCTGAACCTGTTCGCGTGGTTCCTGTTCGCCATCATCTTCTTCTGGACGCCGGTGCATTTCTGGGCGCTGGCCCTGATGATCAAAGACGAGTACCGCGAGGTGGGCATTCCCATGCTGCCGGTGGTGCACGGCGACAAGCTGACCGTGGCGCAGATCGGCCTGTACGCCATCTACACGGTGGTGCTGTCGCTGATGCCCGCGCTGCTGCACGAGGTCGGCGCCATCTACGTGATCAGTGCGGCGGCGCTGGGCGGCTGGCTGCTGGTGCTGTCGTGGCGGCTGTACAAGCACATCTTTGCGGGCCACAAGGTCGAGCGGAAGGTGGCCGTGCCGCTGTACCTGTACTCAATGCTGTATCTGGCGATCCTGTTCGTGATGGGCGCCGTGGACCGGATCGTCTTCGCACATCTGGGCTGA